A genomic stretch from Thermoprotei archaeon includes:
- a CDS encoding phenylalanine--tRNA ligase beta subunit-related protein → MVWNGKLLIDDQTCSFLKNSWIGLGFIINATVQKSNYEQINELKNVENNIKSKLTIENIIKHPIIRTYRDFYWRIRIDPTKQRPSSEALIRRVLQNKSIPTINNVVDAGNIASLLTFIPIGLYDADNIEGTITLRLSKSNEYFVPIGGEKEVVKEGQPILADNKRIIHLYPHRDSSETMITHKTKNILVLSLGVPSISKDLINEALEETLKLITKYSGGQTAETRIIKIC, encoded by the coding sequence ATGGTTTGGAACGGTAAACTACTAATAGATGATCAAACATGTAGTTTCTTAAAAAATTCATGGATTGGATTAGGATTTATAATAAATGCCACAGTACAAAAATCTAATTATGAACAAATTAATGAACTTAAAAACGTTGAGAACAATATTAAATCCAAACTCACTATAGAGAATATAATTAAACATCCAATAATTAGAACTTACCGCGATTTTTATTGGAGAATCAGAATAGACCCAACAAAACAAAGGCCGAGCAGCGAAGCATTAATTAGGAGAGTACTTCAAAATAAGAGCATACCAACAATAAATAATGTAGTTGATGCAGGAAACATCGCATCATTGCTAACATTCATACCAATAGGACTTTACGATGCTGACAATATTGAAGGAACAATAACACTTCGTCTATCAAAAAGCAATGAATACTTTGTGCCAATTGGTGGTGAAAAGGAGGTTGTGAAAGAAGGACAACCTATATTAGCCGATAACAAGCGAATAATACATTTATATCCACATAGAGATTCGAGCGAAACAATGATAACACATAAAACAAAAAACATACTAGTGTTGTCACTAGGAGTACCAAGCATCAGCAAAGATTTAATAAATGAAGCACTTGAAGAAACATTAAAATTAATAACTAAGTACTCAGGAGGACAAACAGCCGAAACCCGAATAATCAAAATTTGTTAA
- a CDS encoding DUF2240 family protein — MKEEEKEQFEKILESIVSKYPKISKDELVRMINEKINSLGGMINRDVAALLVAQSLGLDVTNLVGPYRKEYKSHILASGLRGITIIGKVMYVSPLRTINVNDEKKSFVTVILNDDSGNNIEVTFWGSMVQSALKLRMGYTVEIYGGTVKELTPEAKINVSRGSIKILNQGEPEFRDIIAEHASATVISGHVVDLYDTGDDGYPVAVLIRSDNLQHRVLFTNEQAKKLYSKAYVILKGCFIRSLSENVVDSMMSVDGIIDTYEKEAPQIVEILDVDSVYNLKTSSYINITGLIRNVNDKIFMLGANFCIPVKSTQYLNDGVFTLKGILFGNLNKPILIVDKFSKIIQEQSEVKKDASRNIQFEINRYYYIHGKLSNIKYIELIRTCPVCGFKLNSWENFCSKCGYKGPFNSIPELSFVLTNNLGSIEVVFHGKDSCILIGYDEQAIIDAVELGIINYLKELIEDSIKGSELIIGGSVKDVKPLIIAREVYKLKSNEHDKIAGESKRGREEEKKEASEKSNKEDSQNIHVP, encoded by the coding sequence GTGAAAGAGGAGGAGAAGGAGCAGTTCGAAAAAATACTGGAAAGTATAGTTAGTAAGTATCCTAAAATAAGTAAGGATGAGCTCGTAAGGATGATTAATGAAAAGATTAATAGTCTAGGTGGTATGATCAATAGAGATGTAGCAGCTCTCCTTGTTGCCCAAAGTTTAGGTCTTGATGTGACAAATTTGGTTGGTCCTTACAGAAAGGAATACAAATCACACATATTAGCATCTGGACTTAGAGGTATAACAATAATAGGCAAAGTAATGTATGTAAGTCCTTTGAGGACAATTAATGTTAATGATGAAAAGAAGTCTTTTGTAACTGTGATTCTGAATGATGATAGTGGAAATAACATTGAAGTAACATTCTGGGGCTCTATGGTACAGAGTGCTTTAAAGCTTCGCATGGGTTATACTGTGGAAATTTATGGAGGTACGGTGAAGGAGCTTACACCTGAGGCTAAGATTAATGTAAGTAGAGGTTCAATAAAAATTCTAAACCAGGGAGAACCAGAATTTAGAGATATTATCGCGGAACATGCATCAGCTACTGTTATTAGCGGTCACGTTGTTGATCTTTATGATACGGGTGATGATGGCTATCCAGTGGCTGTATTAATTAGATCAGATAACTTACAACACAGAGTATTGTTTACTAATGAACAAGCAAAGAAATTGTATAGCAAAGCCTATGTGATATTAAAAGGATGTTTTATAAGGTCTTTAAGTGAGAATGTTGTAGATTCGATGATGAGCGTGGACGGTATTATAGATACTTATGAAAAAGAGGCACCACAAATCGTTGAAATTTTAGACGTTGATTCTGTTTATAATCTAAAAACATCATCATACATAAATATAACTGGGCTAATTAGAAATGTTAATGATAAAATTTTCATGCTAGGAGCAAATTTTTGTATACCTGTAAAAAGTACTCAATATCTGAATGATGGAGTGTTTACCCTTAAAGGCATACTGTTTGGAAATTTAAATAAACCAATTTTAATCGTTGATAAGTTTTCTAAAATAATACAAGAACAGAGCGAGGTAAAAAAAGATGCTAGCAGAAATATTCAATTTGAGATTAATAGATATTATTATATACATGGAAAACTAAGTAACATTAAATATATTGAGTTAATTAGAACATGTCCTGTATGTGGATTCAAGCTTAATTCTTGGGAGAATTTTTGTAGTAAATGCGGTTATAAAGGTCCATTTAACTCTATACCAGAACTCTCATTTGTACTCACGAATAATCTAGGATCTATAGAAGTAGTATTTCATGGTAAGGATTCATGCATTTTAATAGGTTATGATGAACAAGCTATCATTGATGCTGTAGAGTTAGGCATTATCAATTACTTAAAAGAACTAATTGAAGACTCTATTAAAGGTTCTGAACTAATAATAGGTGGTTCAGTAAAAGACGTCAAACCACTCATTATCGCGAGAGAAGTATATAAGCTTAAAAGTAATGAACATGATAAGATAGCAGGGGAGAGTAAGCGTGGGAGGGAGGAAGAGAAGAAAGAAGCTAGTGAAAAGAGTAATAAAGAAGATTCCCAAAATATTCACGTGCCCTAG
- a CDS encoding helix-turn-helix domain-containing protein, with protein MNVTKIRLDETKNQLMSLLNLTEYEAKAYLTLLQHGALTIGELSKRSNIPRPKCYSVIRSLASKGICNIVPSKPMKCQPLDPKSVINMMIHVTENEISQKINNLKTLGEVLTRITSESEIGTLRMKPILTIIEGNDNIIKNLKADIALASNEILIAISNTPISFNWTLIFEDTIKAISKGAHFKYIMPYSEFFSKNVELIMGMLPSSLKDKVENWLKEGRVQLRRSSRVHQAFAIIDEKIGYIFFTEPQKNEILFSLRFNDERFGKYMKTYYELLWEVH; from the coding sequence ATGAATGTTACAAAAATCAGATTAGATGAAACAAAAAATCAGTTAATGAGCTTATTAAATCTTACAGAGTATGAAGCTAAAGCATACTTAACACTATTGCAGCATGGGGCGCTCACAATTGGAGAGCTAAGCAAACGAAGTAATATACCAAGACCAAAATGTTATAGTGTTATACGCAGTCTCGCATCTAAAGGTATATGCAATATCGTGCCAAGCAAACCGATGAAATGTCAACCCTTAGATCCTAAAAGCGTGATAAACATGATGATCCATGTTACTGAAAATGAAATTTCTCAAAAAATTAATAACCTTAAAACATTAGGTGAGGTACTTACAAGAATTACATCAGAAAGTGAAATAGGCACATTAAGAATGAAACCTATATTAACCATTATAGAAGGGAACGATAATATAATTAAAAACTTAAAAGCCGATATAGCATTAGCATCTAATGAAATACTAATAGCAATAAGTAATACCCCAATAAGCTTTAACTGGACGTTAATATTTGAAGATACTATTAAAGCTATATCAAAAGGTGCGCACTTTAAATACATTATGCCTTATTCAGAATTCTTTTCAAAAAATGTTGAACTTATAATGGGAATGCTGCCAAGTAGTTTAAAAGATAAAGTAGAAAATTGGTTGAAAGAAGGTAGAGTACAACTGAGACGTTCATCACGCGTTCATCAGGCATTTGCAATCATTGATGAAAAAATTGGCTATATCTTCTTTACTGAACCACAAAAAAATGAAATACTATTTTCCCTAAGATTTAACGATGAACGTTTCGGCAAGTACATGAAAACATATTATGAACTTTTATGGGAAGTACATTAA
- a CDS encoding aminotransferase class I/II-fold pyridoxal phosphate-dependent enzyme: MPILSTLTDRIQPSPIRKVLKIIADARAAGIDLIQFSAGQPSLPPDREILEYVAEFMLKNPQRASEYTPTSGIYELRRMISDDLKRYGNLDVDPETEITVTDGGSEGILLAYMATLQQGDEIILFDPTYVSYPNAAIMVGAKPVYLPLYVEDDYQPDVDKLNELINPKTKAIMITSPDNPTGRIIDEKRMRAIVDLAVDHDLWLIVDDAYKHLIYEGQHVWVARLPNAWERTIVLNTFSKDPAMTGWRLGYAYGPKEAISAIIKFKQYTTLCSSTIAQIAAMKYLQPEVKERVLRKTIPLYKERRDTMYDAVRKFLPEAKTIKSPGAMYLFVDIRVYLKRLNMSDEQFAENLLNLGKVALIPGSGFGKYGSGHLRMTFVTESVERINKGVEIISNVINRLERSLVVSTK; the protein is encoded by the coding sequence ATGCCTATTTTATCAACACTTACTGATAGGATACAGCCTTCACCAATACGTAAGGTTCTTAAGATTATTGCTGATGCGAGAGCTGCTGGAATTGATCTCATACAATTTTCTGCTGGGCAACCAAGTTTACCGCCTGATCGTGAAATTCTAGAATATGTGGCAGAATTTATGTTGAAGAATCCACAGAGGGCTAGTGAATATACACCAACTTCTGGTATTTATGAGTTAAGAAGAATGATTTCTGATGATTTAAAAAGATATGGCAATTTGGATGTTGATCCTGAAACAGAAATAACAGTAACTGATGGCGGGTCTGAAGGTATTTTGTTGGCGTATATGGCCACTCTTCAACAAGGTGATGAGATAATATTGTTTGATCCCACCTATGTAAGTTATCCTAATGCTGCTATAATGGTTGGTGCTAAACCTGTCTACTTACCGTTATACGTGGAAGATGATTATCAACCTGATGTTGATAAGCTTAATGAATTAATTAATCCTAAAACTAAGGCTATCATGATAACCTCTCCTGATAATCCAACTGGACGGATTATCGATGAGAAAAGAATGAGAGCAATCGTTGATTTGGCCGTTGATCATGACTTATGGTTAATAGTTGATGATGCTTACAAACACTTAATATATGAAGGTCAACATGTATGGGTTGCTCGATTACCTAACGCGTGGGAGAGGACCATAGTTCTTAATACGTTTTCAAAAGATCCCGCCATGACTGGTTGGAGATTAGGTTATGCTTACGGTCCTAAGGAGGCGATTTCTGCTATAATAAAGTTTAAGCAATATACAACACTTTGTTCAAGTACAATAGCACAGATAGCTGCTATGAAGTATCTTCAACCGGAAGTAAAAGAACGTGTATTAAGAAAAACTATACCACTGTATAAAGAACGTAGGGATACCATGTATGATGCAGTAAGAAAGTTCTTGCCAGAGGCTAAGACAATAAAATCTCCAGGCGCTATGTACCTCTTTGTTGATATTAGAGTATATCTTAAGAGACTTAACATGAGCGATGAGCAATTTGCAGAAAATCTATTAAACTTAGGTAAAGTCGCATTGATACCCGGCAGTGGATTCGGGAAATACGGTTCAGGGCATCTTAGAATGACTTTCGTTACTGAAAGTGTTGAACGTATTAACAAAGGCGTTGAAATAATAAGTAACGTAATCAACAGACTAGAAAGGTCGCTAGTAGTATCTACCAAGTAA
- a CDS encoding inositol-3-phosphate synthase, with protein sequence MLGKVKVAIAGVGNCASALVQGVYYYRKADENSFVPGLLHVKFGPYHVSDIEFVAAFDVDERKIGKDLSEAIFTPPNNTRHFSEVPKLGVEVMRAPVLDGIGKYLKDVIKINPHSKYVDVADVLKSVGADVLINYVPVGSENAARWYAQQSLDASVAFANAMPVFIASDPKWQRKFRKKGLPVAGDDVQSQIGSTVLHKTLVRLLVNRGVKILRTYQLNFGGDTDFLNMLERERLKSKEISKTSAVTSMVPYSFDVKIGPSDYVPFLKNKKIAHIMIEGVYFGDTPVTIDVKLDVWDAPNSAGVMIDVVRAIKIARDRGIGGPLISISSYAFKHPPVHAPADQAVKWVEDFIKGKRKR encoded by the coding sequence ATGTTGGGTAAAGTGAAAGTTGCTATTGCAGGTGTAGGAAATTGCGCATCGGCGCTTGTTCAGGGAGTGTACTATTATAGGAAAGCTGATGAAAATAGTTTTGTGCCTGGATTACTTCATGTAAAATTTGGACCCTATCATGTAAGTGATATAGAATTTGTTGCAGCATTCGATGTAGATGAGAGAAAAATAGGAAAGGATCTTTCAGAAGCTATATTTACTCCTCCTAACAATACACGACACTTTAGTGAGGTGCCAAAGCTCGGAGTAGAGGTGATGAGAGCACCAGTACTAGATGGTATTGGTAAATATCTTAAAGATGTGATAAAAATAAATCCTCATTCAAAGTATGTAGATGTAGCAGATGTATTAAAAAGTGTAGGAGCTGATGTGCTGATTAATTATGTTCCTGTTGGATCAGAAAATGCAGCTAGGTGGTATGCTCAACAGAGTCTTGATGCAAGTGTTGCGTTTGCTAATGCTATGCCAGTCTTTATTGCATCAGATCCAAAATGGCAAAGAAAATTCAGAAAAAAAGGTTTACCAGTTGCTGGTGATGACGTACAAAGTCAAATAGGATCTACTGTGCTTCATAAAACTCTAGTTAGGTTATTAGTAAACAGAGGTGTTAAGATATTACGAACATATCAATTAAACTTTGGTGGTGACACGGATTTCCTTAACATGCTTGAGAGGGAACGTCTTAAATCGAAAGAGATCAGCAAAACCTCGGCAGTAACATCAATGGTCCCCTACAGTTTTGATGTAAAGATTGGACCATCCGATTACGTCCCATTTCTAAAAAATAAAAAAATTGCACATATAATGATCGAAGGAGTATACTTTGGAGATACGCCTGTCACCATTGATGTAAAGCTTGACGTCTGGGATGCACCAAACTCTGCAGGAGTTATGATAGATGTGGTACGAGCAATAAAAATAGCTAGAGATCGGGGAATCGGTGGACCGTTAATCTCAATCTCCTCATACGCATTTAAACATCCACCAGTTCATGCACCTGCTGATCAAGCAGTAAAATGGGTAGAGGATTTCATTAAGGGAAAAAGAAAAAGATAA
- a CDS encoding geranylgeranylglyceryl/heptaprenylglyceryl phosphate synthase — protein sequence MKLGSVELKINRLIKEQGAIHLTLIDPDKMLVEDAVNAAKIAEKIGSSAILVGGSIGVTSHEADKTVRSLKKVIKLPIIIFPGSISNLTPYADAVLYISLLNSHNTYFIVGAQISAAPIIWKYKLETIPTAYLIMGEGGAAGFIGDAKPIPYTRPQIAAAYVLAAQMMGMRYAYLEGGSGTTTPVPRSVISYVKKFANIKIIVGGGIRNKETAKDIVAAGADIIVTGTITEGIDNTELENRLKEIINGVKEGVKLRNMKSHANF from the coding sequence GTGAAGCTAGGGTCGGTAGAACTTAAGATTAATAGACTTATAAAGGAACAGGGTGCTATACATTTAACACTAATAGATCCTGATAAAATGCTAGTTGAAGATGCAGTAAATGCTGCAAAAATAGCCGAAAAAATTGGTAGTTCCGCAATACTTGTAGGGGGATCCATCGGCGTTACTTCTCATGAAGCCGATAAAACCGTAAGATCATTAAAGAAAGTTATCAAGCTACCTATAATAATATTCCCAGGAAGTATTAGCAATTTAACACCTTATGCTGATGCTGTGCTTTATATTTCATTACTAAACTCACATAATACATATTTCATAGTGGGAGCTCAAATTTCTGCAGCACCAATAATATGGAAATATAAACTTGAAACAATACCTACTGCATATTTAATAATGGGCGAAGGAGGGGCTGCTGGTTTTATAGGTGATGCAAAACCGATTCCCTATACACGTCCTCAAATTGCTGCTGCCTATGTGCTAGCAGCTCAAATGATGGGTATGAGATATGCATATTTGGAAGGGGGCTCAGGAACGACAACACCAGTTCCGCGATCGGTGATTTCTTATGTAAAAAAGTTTGCTAATATTAAAATTATAGTAGGTGGTGGCATTAGAAATAAAGAAACTGCTAAGGATATTGTTGCCGCTGGAGCTGATATAATAGTCACTGGAACCATAACTGAGGGCATCGATAATACAGAACTTGAAAATAGATTAAAAGAGATAATTAACGGTGTAAAGGAAGGCGTAAAATTAAGAAATATGAAATCTCACGCTAACTTTTAA
- a CDS encoding RAD55 family ATPase: MERFKIPFVKTGISLLDTVLYKGFPLNSFITISGEGGIGKTFMLQQLAINFLRRGFSVIYLVSDDTPRSVIQNMSITGWNINKYIKAKRVIFIDCITLKIRKPIEEETSHIVYVENPKNLPLVTSTLFSVVENLSSPKAIVLIDSLTELMSSAEPLMILDAVKSIRENIAKAKKIPLFASVHFGIKGFDEIEQIIDYLVDGIIDLRYDPYLMQQGILVRQIRVRKIKGAPHKNQWIHYKIERSGISALSKDELTKLMKDLNMIV; encoded by the coding sequence ATGGAACGTTTTAAGATACCTTTTGTAAAAACTGGTATTTCATTATTGGATACTGTACTTTATAAAGGTTTTCCTCTAAATAGTTTTATTACAATTTCTGGTGAGGGAGGTATAGGTAAAACTTTTATGCTTCAACAGCTGGCGATAAATTTTTTGAGACGAGGATTTTCAGTAATATATTTAGTAAGTGATGACACGCCACGTTCAGTTATTCAGAATATGAGTATTACGGGATGGAATATTAATAAGTACATTAAAGCTAAGAGAGTCATTTTTATTGATTGTATAACTTTAAAGATAAGGAAGCCCATAGAGGAAGAAACGTCACACATAGTTTATGTTGAGAATCCTAAAAATCTACCATTGGTTACAAGCACGCTTTTCAGTGTTGTTGAGAATCTTTCGTCACCAAAAGCTATAGTTCTCATAGATTCTTTAACAGAATTAATGTCGTCAGCGGAACCATTAATGATACTCGATGCTGTAAAATCGATTAGAGAAAATATTGCTAAAGCAAAGAAAATACCTCTTTTTGCCTCAGTACACTTTGGGATAAAAGGTTTTGATGAGATAGAGCAGATAATAGATTATCTAGTGGATGGGATCATAGATTTGCGTTACGATCCATATCTAATGCAACAAGGAATTTTAGTGAGACAGATAAGAGTGAGAAAAATAAAAGGCGCACCACATAAAAATCAATGGATACACTATAAAATAGAAAGATCTGGAATTAGTGCATTATCTAAAGATGAGTTAACGAAGTTAATGAAGGATTTAAATATGATTGTATAA
- a CDS encoding ribbon-helix-helix domain-containing protein yields MMTLTLKIPERYIKELDELVKQGIFTSRSEAVRFALRELIRKEKIINKKRIYKITGL; encoded by the coding sequence ATGATGACGCTTACACTAAAAATACCAGAACGATACATAAAAGAACTAGATGAACTAGTAAAACAGGGCATCTTCACATCCAGAAGCGAAGCAGTGAGATTCGCACTAAGAGAATTAATCAGAAAAGAAAAAATCATAAACAAAAAACGCATCTATAAAATTACTGGACTATAA
- the hemA gene encoding glutamyl-tRNA reductase, with protein sequence MDPEKYQSPLINIILNRIYCYSINHKTAPLSLIGKLQLTNIKEEIRFLKKELNAKELIILQTCNRFEIYCYTNEKCDSEYITNYLSRLAEYDVRKYVNIMVGYEAIEHIFRVASGLESLMIGEWEIVDQVKESLKVAGQSGSLGKVLNTIFKKAVELGIDVRKGEKNIIGIPDLAVDFANKYLKGLNNRKVLVIGTGKAARGILKAISNFKTETLIIAGRSIEKVNALASEFNGRGILLPNVSHLLETVDVVFIAISGKNFSIQLNESSSIPLIIDISVPSVVQQINNEKVITLKMLETQIQQNIEKNWIHETESSIKKSIMLLDKFLIRVIVNEYLSKLMNYIESTRRDAISYALRKLKNGNETETVIDLMSKSLIKHSIQPIIESILLLAYKGDDNALRLLEYINNNIKS encoded by the coding sequence ATGGACCCAGAAAAATATCAAAGTCCATTAATTAATATCATACTTAATAGGATTTACTGCTATAGTATTAATCATAAGACCGCCCCATTATCATTAATAGGGAAACTTCAACTAACTAATATTAAGGAAGAAATTCGTTTTCTCAAAAAGGAATTGAATGCTAAGGAGTTAATAATATTACAAACATGTAATAGATTCGAAATCTATTGTTATACAAATGAAAAATGCGATTCCGAATATATAACAAATTATCTGTCACGCCTAGCAGAATATGATGTGAGAAAATATGTAAATATTATGGTCGGTTATGAAGCGATAGAACATATATTCAGAGTTGCATCTGGTTTAGAATCGTTGATGATTGGTGAATGGGAAATTGTGGACCAGGTAAAGGAATCCTTGAAGGTTGCTGGACAATCAGGTTCTTTAGGTAAAGTATTAAATACTATCTTTAAAAAAGCAGTGGAACTTGGTATTGATGTTAGAAAAGGTGAGAAAAACATAATAGGTATACCAGATTTAGCAGTAGATTTCGCAAATAAATATCTTAAAGGATTGAATAATAGAAAAGTTTTGGTTATTGGTACAGGTAAGGCTGCTAGAGGAATCTTAAAAGCTATTAGTAATTTTAAAACAGAAACTCTGATCATTGCTGGCAGGTCAATCGAGAAGGTTAACGCACTAGCATCTGAATTTAATGGACGTGGGATATTATTACCTAATGTATCACATTTATTAGAGACTGTTGATGTTGTTTTCATTGCAATCTCAGGTAAGAATTTTTCTATACAATTAAATGAGAGTAGTTCTATTCCTTTAATCATTGACATCTCTGTACCAAGCGTTGTACAACAAATAAATAATGAAAAGGTAATAACATTAAAAATGCTAGAAACCCAAATACAACAAAATATTGAGAAAAATTGGATACATGAGACTGAGTCTTCTATTAAGAAAAGTATTATGCTATTAGATAAATTTCTAATAAGAGTTATAGTTAATGAATATTTATCTAAACTGATGAATTATATTGAAAGTACAAGAAGAGATGCGATTTCTTATGCTCTTAGAAAGTTAAAAAATGGAAATGAAACAGAGACTGTAATAGATTTAATGAGTAAATCGTTAATAAAACACTCAATACAACCTATTATAGAAAGTATTTTATTGCTAGCGTATAAGGGGGATGATAATGCATTACGTTTACTAGAGTATATCAATAATAATATTAAAAGTTAG
- a CDS encoding NAD(P)-dependent oxidoreductase, with protein MRIPLFVEMENLRVLIVGGGEEGTKKAHRLLSAGATVTVLALEHSESLKKMASEGARLRLIHGDARDIELLEKLISENDFIISALNDQRSIDDIIIELCHEYRKLYDLASDAERTQVAMGIETNVDSFRIAMISGGLSSLAVMEALERIKDFLSQQKDLIALMHLMGDLKIFMRRKNIPWRVRREIYHTIYNHPEIRKLVSDGNIEKAKKFAEEMILEWTQKNIKVH; from the coding sequence ATGAGAATACCACTCTTTGTGGAGATGGAGAATTTAAGAGTTCTCATTGTTGGTGGTGGTGAGGAAGGTACAAAAAAGGCGCATAGGCTTCTTTCAGCTGGAGCTACAGTTACCGTTCTTGCTCTTGAACATTCTGAGTCTCTTAAAAAAATGGCAAGTGAGGGGGCCCGCTTAAGATTAATACATGGTGATGCTCGTGATATAGAGTTATTGGAAAAATTAATATCGGAAAATGATTTTATAATATCTGCCCTTAATGATCAACGGAGCATTGATGATATAATAATCGAATTATGCCATGAGTATAGAAAACTCTATGACCTTGCTAGTGATGCTGAAAGAACTCAAGTGGCTATGGGAATAGAAACTAATGTTGATTCTTTTAGAATAGCTATGATTTCTGGTGGATTAAGTTCTTTAGCAGTAATGGAAGCTTTAGAAAGAATAAAAGACTTTCTATCACAGCAAAAAGATCTCATAGCATTAATGCATTTAATGGGAGACTTAAAAATATTCATGAGAAGAAAAAACATACCATGGAGAGTAAGAAGAGAAATTTATCATACAATTTATAATCATCCTGAGATCAGAAAACTTGTCTCTGATGGTAATATTGAAAAAGCAAAGAAATTTGCAGAGGAGATGATATTAGAATGGACCCAGAAAAATATCAAAGTCCATTAA